Proteins found in one candidate division KSB1 bacterium genomic segment:
- a CDS encoding efflux RND transporter permease subunit, translating to MNIIRFVIRRKILIGMLFFGAVLLGIVSYRQLPMELFPDAELPLLIVQVRTMQDLDPVFVEKQAIVPLEGAVSSLQGIESIESYVERNGGMIYVYFNKNVNIKFAYVKLDERIKAIQNDLDERFRVSVIKVDTEQQSNVFMSLQVLGGGGLERVREWADQKIVPELESIDGVANVQVYGGRERSVEIVLNESVCRAYGITPSQISDLIAQNAASKTFVGTAYDRDRRYFVNLVADYTDVDQLQNIIVRSEGPVRLRDIADVYFGVKEPTSISRVDGKDAVNIQLMRDSQTNLIALAHAARATIEDLNRRLAPFDIRISIETDTAQQIEDNIRRIMELALFGAVLAAAVLWLFLRNLRWVGLIALAIPVSVLTAFNFFYSGGISINSLTLVGLALAVGMLLDNSVVVMENIYRLLSRGHDPERAVVQGTGEVWRSIFAATLTTIIVFLPFIFAGNYLIRLIGRHIGISIVSTLLVSLLAALLLIPTMIHALLRRRVAETPSFQLVSLKNRMLQIYTVIFKSCMRKPAQTIIGAVLVFFISVLIALAVSVNVPQEAELREFNIYVTMPKGSSLARTDQLVAQIEEQLADLKEKERITSTINEEDAIVTVRLVEDFADKYRRSPQDIKDDVMKRVGKLPGGEISLQQPTSGARFRGAGRRAQAANLQRLLGIGEASERIVIKGSDFAAMTRLGEEIAAYLDEFDTIQRAGVSVAPDRPEVHLYLDPLIMEDYGVTPQQIASELAAFRSEFTSSMTFKQGDEEYEITIRGDSLEDKTLADLQILRISSSKGGEVALKDVSRIVLSQGMASIERINQEKQVEVNYSFLSEINDSKELLSAARAEVDELVAALNIPAGIAVEVVHEENDLSDFVFLIGVSFILIYMILASVFESVYLPVVMMFTIPLAAIGSLWALILTGNSVFNANTLIGFLILIGVVVNNGIIFIDYTQILRRRGFSRNRALLTAGLARVRPILITAITTIVGMVPLAMGKSEYVALVGAPFAITVIGGLSLSTLFTLVFIPTFYSGLENAIAWIRRQKAEVKLLEAVVWGAGCALIFTQVDNLFWRLFYLFAITVLVPASVYFVERSLRQADTKLVAPDEEVTITIRRAVKIYDRPGRFVREWQKGKVIRERAGLDRLPTTWQEVGDLIWQVPLLLFLVYFAYFYLQSSFWALVFFVVIYLFVRKLWLRIGSVLKSNGIFSAENYSRVDRLLYWGIPLFDGLFFYWRWRAIGATAVVVVLWFAALVIYATSERLHREQVNIARIEGRFARLRRAFYRFVQIIPVLGKRRKPFRALDGVSLTIGSGMFGLLGPNGAGKTTLMRIICGILEQSMGKIYINGKDLQEYREEFQGLIGYLPQEFGTYENMTAQEFLDYQAILKGIHDAEERRRRIDQVLEAVHLTERRNDKIGSFSGGMKQRIGIAMTLLHLPRILVVDEPTAGLDPRERIRFRNLLVELSRERIVVFSTHIIEDISSSCNQVAVLHKGKLKYWGTPAEMAALADGHVWQFNVNPSEFDEVSRQFLVVHHMRADGAVRVRCLADQPPRPDAVAVSPTLEDSYLFLLKEKE from the coding sequence ATGAACATCATCAGGTTTGTCATACGGCGGAAAATTCTGATCGGCATGTTGTTTTTCGGCGCCGTGCTGTTGGGAATCGTCTCTTATCGCCAATTGCCTATGGAGCTGTTCCCCGACGCTGAGCTGCCGCTGCTCATCGTCCAGGTGCGCACCATGCAGGACTTGGATCCGGTGTTTGTCGAAAAGCAGGCGATCGTGCCGTTGGAGGGAGCGGTTTCTTCGCTGCAGGGCATCGAAAGCATCGAGTCCTATGTGGAGCGGAACGGCGGCATGATCTATGTCTATTTCAATAAAAACGTCAACATCAAGTTTGCTTATGTCAAGCTGGACGAACGCATCAAGGCGATCCAAAACGACCTGGATGAACGGTTCCGCGTTTCGGTCATCAAGGTAGATACCGAGCAGCAAAGCAATGTGTTCATGAGCCTGCAGGTCTTGGGCGGCGGCGGATTGGAGCGCGTACGCGAATGGGCGGATCAAAAAATCGTTCCCGAGCTGGAGAGCATCGACGGCGTGGCCAACGTTCAGGTCTACGGCGGCCGCGAACGATCGGTGGAGATCGTTCTAAACGAATCGGTCTGTCGCGCTTACGGCATTACGCCCTCGCAGATCAGCGACCTGATCGCGCAGAATGCCGCCTCGAAAACGTTCGTCGGCACGGCCTACGATCGCGACCGCCGCTACTTTGTCAATTTGGTGGCCGATTACACGGATGTCGATCAGCTGCAGAACATCATCGTGCGCAGCGAAGGACCGGTGCGCCTGCGTGATATTGCCGACGTCTATTTCGGAGTCAAAGAGCCGACTTCCATTAGCCGCGTCGACGGCAAGGATGCGGTGAACATCCAGCTTATGCGCGACTCTCAGACCAACCTGATCGCTCTGGCGCATGCGGCGCGGGCGACGATCGAGGATTTAAACCGCCGGCTGGCGCCCTTTGACATCCGCATCAGCATCGAAACCGACACCGCTCAACAAATCGAAGACAACATCCGCCGCATCATGGAACTGGCGCTGTTCGGAGCCGTGCTTGCGGCTGCGGTTCTGTGGCTCTTTTTGCGCAACCTGCGGTGGGTCGGACTCATCGCCTTGGCCATCCCGGTTTCGGTCCTTACCGCCTTTAACTTTTTTTATTCCGGCGGTATTTCCATTAACAGCCTGACGCTCGTCGGCTTGGCGCTGGCCGTCGGCATGCTGCTCGACAACAGCGTCGTGGTGATGGAAAATATCTATCGCTTGTTGTCGCGCGGTCATGACCCTGAACGCGCCGTCGTTCAGGGAACGGGAGAAGTGTGGCGATCCATCTTTGCCGCCACCTTGACAACGATTATTGTGTTTCTGCCCTTCATCTTTGCGGGCAACTATCTGATTCGTCTCATCGGGCGACACATCGGCATATCGATCGTCTCGACGTTGCTGGTCTCGCTGCTTGCCGCTTTACTGCTCATCCCCACTATGATTCACGCCCTGCTGAGGAGGCGCGTGGCCGAGACGCCCAGCTTTCAGCTCGTTTCTTTAAAAAACCGCATGCTGCAGATTTATACGGTCATTTTTAAAAGCTGCATGCGAAAGCCTGCGCAGACCATCATCGGCGCTGTGCTGGTCTTTTTTATCAGCGTGCTGATTGCTCTTGCCGTCAGCGTCAACGTGCCTCAGGAAGCCGAACTGCGCGAATTCAATATCTATGTGACCATGCCCAAGGGCTCCTCCTTGGCGCGTACCGACCAGCTGGTCGCTCAAATTGAAGAACAACTGGCCGACTTGAAGGAAAAGGAGCGCATCACCAGTACCATTAACGAAGAAGACGCGATCGTTACGGTTCGGTTGGTGGAAGATTTTGCCGACAAGTATCGACGATCGCCGCAGGATATCAAGGACGACGTCATGAAGCGCGTCGGCAAGCTGCCGGGAGGTGAGATCAGTCTGCAGCAGCCGACTTCCGGGGCCCGTTTTCGCGGCGCCGGAAGAAGGGCGCAGGCCGCCAATCTTCAGCGGCTGCTGGGCATCGGCGAGGCGAGCGAACGGATCGTCATTAAAGGCAGCGACTTTGCAGCCATGACCCGCTTGGGCGAAGAGATCGCGGCCTATCTCGATGAATTCGATACCATTCAGCGCGCCGGCGTAAGCGTTGCTCCGGATCGTCCGGAGGTGCATCTCTACTTGGATCCTCTGATCATGGAGGATTACGGCGTTACGCCGCAGCAAATTGCTTCCGAGCTGGCCGCTTTCCGTAGCGAGTTTACCTCTTCCATGACCTTCAAACAGGGCGATGAAGAGTACGAGATTACCATCCGCGGCGACAGCCTAGAGGACAAAACTCTGGCCGATCTGCAGATTCTGCGCATTTCCTCTTCGAAAGGCGGCGAGGTCGCTCTAAAGGACGTCAGTCGTATCGTTCTCTCGCAGGGGATGGCGTCGATCGAGCGCATCAACCAGGAAAAACAGGTGGAGGTCAACTACAGCTTTTTAAGCGAGATCAACGATTCGAAAGAGCTGCTCAGCGCCGCCCGAGCCGAAGTAGATGAACTGGTCGCCGCGCTCAACATTCCCGCCGGTATTGCCGTGGAGGTCGTACATGAAGAAAACGATCTTTCCGACTTTGTCTTTTTGATCGGTGTCTCCTTTATATTGATCTACATGATTTTGGCCTCGGTTTTTGAGTCGGTTTACCTGCCGGTGGTGATGATGTTTACGATCCCGTTGGCGGCCATCGGTTCACTTTGGGCGCTCATTCTGACCGGCAATTCCGTCTTTAACGCCAACACGCTGATTGGATTTCTCATTCTCATCGGCGTCGTCGTCAACAACGGCATTATCTTTATCGACTATACGCAGATACTGCGGCGACGCGGCTTTTCACGCAACCGCGCGCTTCTCACGGCCGGACTGGCGCGAGTTCGACCAATACTCATCACCGCCATCACCACGATCGTCGGTATGGTGCCGCTGGCTATGGGCAAATCCGAGTATGTCGCCCTGGTCGGCGCTCCGTTCGCCATTACGGTCATCGGCGGCTTGAGCCTCAGCACGCTGTTTACGCTGGTGTTCATCCCGACTTTCTACAGCGGTCTGGAAAACGCTATTGCCTGGATTCGACGGCAAAAAGCTGAGGTCAAGCTGCTGGAAGCCGTCGTATGGGGCGCCGGCTGCGCGCTCATCTTTACGCAGGTCGATAACCTGTTCTGGCGCCTTTTTTATCTTTTCGCGATCACCGTGCTGGTGCCCGCTTCGGTCTATTTTGTCGAACGCAGCCTGCGGCAGGCCGACACCAAACTCGTTGCGCCCGATGAAGAGGTGACCATAACCATCCGCCGCGCCGTCAAGATTTACGATCGCCCGGGCCGCTTTGTGCGCGAATGGCAAAAGGGCAAGGTGATTCGGGAGCGCGCGGGATTGGATCGACTACCGACTACCTGGCAGGAGGTCGGCGACCTCATATGGCAAGTCCCGCTGCTGCTCTTTCTCGTATATTTTGCCTATTTTTACCTGCAGTCCTCCTTCTGGGCGCTGGTCTTTTTCGTGGTCATTTATCTTTTCGTCAGAAAATTGTGGCTGCGTATCGGCTCGGTTCTGAAAAGTAACGGAATCTTTTCCGCAGAGAATTACAGCCGCGTTGACCGCCTGCTGTATTGGGGGATCCCGCTCTTTGACGGCCTGTTCTTTTATTGGCGTTGGCGGGCTATCGGCGCCACGGCCGTGGTCGTAGTCCTATGGTTCGCCGCATTGGTGATCTATGCGACTTCGGAACGGCTGCATCGCGAGCAGGTCAACATTGCCCGCATCGAAGGACGCTTTGCCCGTCTGCGCCGAGCATTTTATCGCTTTGTTCAGATCATTCCTGTTCTCGGCAAACGCCGAAAGCCGTTCCGCGCTCTGGACGGAGTTTCCCTCACGATCGGCAGCGGTATGTTCGGCCTGCTCGGTCCCAACGGCGCCGGCAAGACGACGCTCATGCGTATCATCTGCGGCATCCTCGAGCAGAGCATGGGCAAGATCTATATCAACGGCAAGGATCTTCAGGAGTATCGTGAAGAGTTTCAGGGACTGATCGGTTATTTGCCGCAGGAATTCGGCACTTATGAGAACATGACGGCGCAGGAGTTTCTCGATTATCAAGCCATTCTCAAAGGCATCCATGATGCCGAAGAGCGGCGACGACGAATCGATCAAGTGCTCGAGGCCGTACATTTGACGGAGCGCCGAAACGACAAAATCGGCTCGTTCTCGGGCGGCATGAAGCAGCGCATCGGCATCGCCATGACTCTCCTGCATCTGCCCCGTATTCTGGTCGTCGACGAGCCGACGGCCGGCCTCGATCCGCGCGAACGAATCCGCTTCCGCAACTTGTTGGTCGAGCTGAGCCGAGAACGCATCGTCGTCTTTTCGACGCATATCATCGAGGACATCTCCAGTTCCTGCAACCAGGTGGCCGTTCTGCACAAAGGAAAGCTGAAATATTGGGGAACGCCGGCTGAAATGGCGGCGCTGGCGGACGGCCATGTCTGGCAGTTCAACGTAAATCCGTCCGAATTCGATGAAGTGTCGCGGCAATTCTTGGTCGTTCACCACATGCGGGCCGACGGCGCTGTTCGAGTCCGCTGTCTCGCCGATCAACCGCCGCGACCGGATGCTGTGGCCGTATCGCCGACGCTCGAGGATTCGTATCTGTTCCTTCTGAAGGAAAAAGAATAA
- a CDS encoding AIR synthase-related protein: protein KGKELETAFGGEFIERCRNFLYDPGISIIAAARTALAAGRVHALHDPTEGGVATAVHEMAAAAGLGAVVYREKVPIWPEGKLLCDHFGLDPLGTLASGALLAAVPAQSVDAITRAFRLRGIPTAEIGRMTPPEEGNILIENNLRLPLPVFAQDEILKVFV from the coding sequence AAAGGGAAAAGAGCTCGAAACGGCCTTTGGCGGCGAGTTTATCGAGCGGTGCCGCAATTTTCTCTATGACCCCGGCATCTCGATCATTGCCGCAGCGCGGACTGCTCTTGCCGCCGGGCGAGTTCACGCCCTTCATGATCCGACCGAGGGCGGTGTGGCAACTGCAGTGCACGAAATGGCAGCAGCTGCCGGCTTGGGCGCCGTCGTCTATCGCGAAAAGGTGCCGATTTGGCCTGAAGGCAAGCTGCTCTGTGACCACTTTGGTCTGGATCCGCTGGGTACATTGGCTTCCGGCGCGCTCCTCGCTGCAGTTCCGGCGCAGTCGGTAGATGCCATTACCAGAGCCTTTCGCTTGCGGGGCATTCCGACGGCCGAAATCGGCCGCATGACGCCGCCGGAAGAGGGGAACATCCTGATCGAGAACAATCTGCGCCTGCCTTTGCCCGTCTTTGCTCAGGATGAAATCCTAAAGGTCTTTGTTTAG
- the trmD gene encoding tRNA (guanosine(37)-N1)-methyltransferase TrmD, with protein sequence MDIHVITAFPGTFSGFLSESMIKRAIAKGELKVYLHELRRYAEDKHQQIDDYPYGGGAGMILKPEPLFRCIEDVYNRFELEGVPVTLLTPAGQLFTQKKAVELSLRRALVLLCGHYKGIDQRVIDTFVGEEISVGDYVLSGGEVAAMCVIDAVTRLLPGVLNDIDSAVTDSFQDDLLDHPHYTRPEIFRGLQVPKVLLSGDHRAVAEWRLEKSIEITRKRRPDIYRNYLKKMKNE encoded by the coding sequence GTGGATATACATGTGATCACCGCTTTTCCGGGAACGTTTTCCGGGTTTCTAAGCGAGAGCATGATCAAGCGGGCGATCGCAAAAGGCGAGCTGAAAGTATATCTGCATGAACTGCGCCGCTATGCCGAGGACAAGCATCAACAAATCGACGATTATCCGTACGGCGGCGGCGCCGGCATGATCCTCAAGCCGGAACCGTTGTTCCGCTGCATCGAGGATGTATATAACAGATTCGAACTCGAGGGCGTGCCGGTCACTTTGTTGACGCCGGCAGGCCAATTATTTACGCAGAAAAAGGCCGTCGAGCTCTCTCTGAGGAGAGCGCTCGTTCTGCTGTGCGGCCATTATAAAGGCATCGATCAGCGGGTGATCGATACCTTTGTGGGCGAAGAGATCTCGGTCGGCGACTATGTTCTCTCAGGCGGCGAGGTGGCCGCCATGTGCGTCATCGATGCCGTCACGAGACTGCTGCCCGGCGTTCTGAACGACATCGATTCAGCGGTTACGGATTCTTTTCAGGACGATTTGCTGGATCATCCGCATTATACACGGCCTGAAATTTTTCGCGGCCTGCAGGTGCCGAAGGTATTATTATCCGGCGATCATCGTGCCGTCGCCGAATGGCGGCTGGAAAAATCGATTGAAATAACGCGGAAACGCAGGCCGGATATATATCGAAACTATCTGAAAAAAATGAAAAACGAATAA
- the rplS gene encoding 50S ribosomal protein L19 produces the protein MNKVNAVAAAQLRDDIPDFHAGDTLNVHVKVVEGDKERIQVFQGIVISRRGSGINETFTIRKVSNGVGVERIFPLHSPSIAKIERVREGKVRRAKLYYLRKLSGKAARIDEKRNE, from the coding sequence ATGAACAAAGTCAATGCAGTTGCAGCGGCGCAGCTTCGGGACGACATTCCCGATTTTCACGCCGGCGATACGTTGAATGTGCACGTCAAGGTGGTTGAAGGAGATAAGGAACGAATTCAGGTTTTCCAAGGCATCGTCATCAGCCGCCGCGGGAGCGGCATCAACGAAACGTTCACCATTCGTAAGGTGTCAAACGGCGTCGGCGTGGAAAGGATCTTTCCTCTCCATTCGCCGAGCATCGCCAAGATCGAACGCGTACGGGAAGGCAAGGTCCGCCGCGCCAAGCTGTACTATCTCCGTAAGCTGTCCGGAAAAGCCGCGCGCATCGACGAAAAGCGCAACGAATAG
- a CDS encoding AMP-binding protein — protein sequence MKDLAKLTLTEVFRRRETMNPDEILFSFVDEEPLRNKDVIEQAKAIQKALRHFGIEKGDRVAILGENSPQWAVAYLAAGVMGCINVPILPDFHKAEVHHILRNSESKVIFISSKLAHKIVDEKFKDLKIIVLLDNILEAFPDKEVLTFDEMVELGKGLDGKPVSYDVDEEDLLEILYTSGTTGHSKGVMLTHKNIISNAISAIKMIDVSEKDRLVSILPMSHSYECTCGFITPFMVGAKVYYIKGLPTAQTLLPAVAKIKPTMILSVPLIMEKIYKKKVLAEINAKAASKLLYRLPATRKLVNKIAGKRLYEAFGGQLRFMVFGGAATPPEVEDFLMEGGFPYICGYGLSEASPLLTVNPVGKQKKGSAGVIVPSVQLKIHDPDPETGIGEIYAKGPNIMKGYYKNEEATKKAFSEDGWLITGDRGYIDEEGYLFIKGRSKNLIVGPSGENIYPEEIEFHLSQSPYVLESLVYESERRIVARVFLDYDAIDKEFGTSKMDETEARKVVEKLLEDIRQRVNENVAAYSRIHKIIEQPEEFVKTPTKKIKRYLYTQ from the coding sequence ATGAAAGACTTGGCAAAATTGACGTTGACGGAAGTTTTTAGACGTCGGGAAACGATGAATCCCGATGAGATTCTTTTTTCCTTTGTCGATGAGGAGCCTTTGCGAAACAAAGATGTGATCGAGCAGGCCAAGGCGATTCAAAAAGCTTTGCGCCATTTCGGCATCGAAAAAGGCGATCGCGTGGCCATCCTGGGCGAAAACAGTCCCCAATGGGCGGTTGCCTATCTGGCGGCAGGCGTAATGGGCTGCATCAATGTGCCGATCTTGCCCGATTTTCACAAGGCGGAAGTTCACCATATTTTGCGCAACTCGGAATCAAAAGTAATCTTTATTTCCTCCAAGCTCGCACACAAAATCGTCGATGAAAAGTTCAAGGACCTCAAAATCATTGTCCTGCTGGACAACATTTTGGAAGCGTTTCCAGACAAAGAAGTTCTTACTTTTGACGAAATGGTCGAGCTCGGCAAAGGATTGGACGGTAAACCCGTCAGCTATGACGTCGATGAAGAGGACTTGTTGGAGATACTCTACACTTCGGGCACGACCGGTCATTCCAAGGGCGTCATGCTGACGCACAAGAACATCATTTCCAACGCCATCTCGGCCATCAAAATGATCGACGTCAGCGAGAAGGACCGCTTGGTATCCATTCTGCCCATGTCGCATTCTTACGAGTGTACCTGCGGTTTCATCACGCCTTTCATGGTCGGCGCCAAGGTTTATTACATCAAGGGACTGCCGACGGCGCAGACGCTGCTGCCTGCGGTCGCCAAGATCAAACCGACCATGATCCTTTCGGTGCCGTTGATCATGGAAAAAATCTACAAGAAAAAGGTCCTGGCCGAGATCAACGCCAAGGCTGCTTCCAAGCTGCTCTACCGCCTGCCGGCTACGCGCAAGCTGGTCAACAAGATTGCCGGCAAGCGCCTCTATGAAGCGTTCGGCGGCCAGTTGCGCTTTATGGTATTCGGCGGAGCGGCCACTCCGCCGGAAGTGGAGGACTTTTTGATGGAAGGCGGATTTCCTTATATCTGCGGTTACGGCCTTTCCGAAGCCTCTCCGCTGCTCACGGTCAATCCGGTCGGTAAACAAAAGAAGGGCTCTGCCGGAGTCATTGTCCCCAGCGTTCAGCTCAAAATACATGATCCCGATCCGGAAACCGGTATCGGCGAAATTTACGCCAAAGGCCCGAATATTATGAAGGGCTATTACAAAAACGAAGAAGCCACCAAAAAAGCCTTCAGCGAGGACGGGTGGCTGATTACCGGCGATCGCGGTTACATTGATGAGGAAGGGTACTTGTTCATCAAAGGCCGTTCCAAGAACCTTATCGTCGGACCAAGCGGCGAGAACATCTATCCGGAAGAGATCGAATTTCATCTCTCCCAGAGTCCGTATGTGCTCGAATCGCTGGTTTATGAATCCGAGCGCCGGATCGTCGCCCGCGTTTTCCTGGACTATGATGCCATCGACAAGGAATTCGGCACTTCCAAAATGGACGAGACGGAAGCCCGCAAGGTCGTCGAAAAGTTGTTGGAGGATATTCGGCAGCGGGTGAATGAAAATGTGGCTGCTTATTCGCGAATCCACAAAATAATCGAGCAGCCGGAAGAATTTGTCAAAACACCCACTAAAAAAATCAAACGCTATCTCTATACCCAATAA
- a CDS encoding AIR synthase related protein: protein MKKQSAKEISQRLKIGKLDLPLLSELLVKYTQTGGRILQGAQLGEDAAVVELEDRCLVIKTDPITFAADAVGAYAVWVNANDVVCMGAEPKWFLATILLAEGSTKSDAERIFADIARVCRAEGIVYCGGHTEVTAGLDHPIVVGQMIGEAARENILLKKNIQVGDVLLLIKGVPIEAVSII, encoded by the coding sequence GTGAAAAAGCAGTCGGCAAAAGAGATTTCGCAACGGCTCAAAATCGGCAAGCTTGACCTGCCGCTTCTCAGCGAACTGCTTGTCAAGTATACGCAAACCGGCGGACGCATCCTTCAGGGCGCGCAATTGGGAGAGGATGCGGCCGTGGTCGAGTTGGAAGACCGCTGTTTGGTCATCAAAACCGATCCGATTACCTTTGCTGCCGATGCCGTCGGCGCTTATGCGGTGTGGGTGAACGCCAACGATGTCGTCTGTATGGGAGCCGAGCCGAAATGGTTTTTAGCGACGATTCTGCTCGCCGAGGGCTCGACGAAAAGCGACGCCGAGCGCATCTTTGCCGACATTGCCCGCGTTTGCCGCGCCGAAGGAATCGTTTACTGCGGCGGCCATACGGAAGTGACTGCCGGACTTGACCATCCCATTGTTGTCGGCCAGATGATCGGCGAGGCTGCGAGGGAAAACATCCTGCTGAAGAAAAACATTCAAGTCGGGGATGTTCTGCTGCTGATCAAAGGCGTCCCGATCGAAGCGGTTTCGATTATTG
- the rimM gene encoding ribosome maturation factor RimM (Essential for efficient processing of 16S rRNA): protein MNKFPEGADDSSEFIIIGRIIKPHGVRGALKIEPLTDDPKRFTLLKRVFIGNDAAFYQEYQIARVQYSGGSVLLTLKELTTFEQADRLRNQYVQIPESESLPLPDGVHYYHEYVDLSVFTADGSYIGRVKELLDLPAQDLFVIENEQGREILIPDVPQFIRQIDFLQRKMIVEVIDGLLSE from the coding sequence ATGAACAAATTTCCTGAAGGCGCGGACGATTCATCCGAGTTCATCATCATCGGGCGGATCATCAAACCGCACGGTGTTCGCGGCGCGCTGAAAATAGAACCGCTGACGGACGATCCCAAGCGGTTTACCCTGCTCAAAAGAGTCTTTATCGGCAATGACGCGGCGTTTTATCAGGAATACCAAATTGCGCGCGTTCAATACAGCGGCGGCAGCGTTCTGTTAACTTTGAAGGAGCTGACGACTTTTGAACAGGCAGATCGCCTGCGCAATCAGTATGTTCAAATTCCAGAGAGCGAGTCGTTACCTTTACCCGACGGCGTGCATTATTACCACGAATATGTAGATTTGTCCGTCTTTACCGCCGACGGCTCTTATATCGGGCGGGTGAAGGAACTGCTCGATTTGCCGGCGCAGGATCTGTTCGTCATCGAAAACGAGCAGGGCAGAGAGATTCTGATTCCCGACGTTCCCCAGTTCATTCGGCAGATCGACTTTCTGCAGAGAAAAATGATCGTCGAGGTGATCGACGGTCTTTTGAGCGAATGA
- the ffh gene encoding signal recognition particle protein: protein MFQELGEKLETVLRNLRGQGKLTEKNIADSLREVRRALLEADVNYKVVKQFIEDVQIRAVGREVLKSITPGQMIIKIIYDELVKLMGPTDSSLRIGNEIPSAILLCGLQGSGKTTFAGKLALHLRKKGHNPLLVAADVYRPAAVDQLRVIAKSLGMAVYEEPTADAVGIAKNGVLHARKTMHDVAIIDTAGRLHIDDEMMNEIAAIKQAVTPSEILFVADAMTGQDAVNAASAFKQRIDFTGIVLTKLDGDARGGAALSIRAVTGRPIKFVGVGEKPDQLELFHAERMASRILGMGDVVTLVEKAQQAIDAEKAARLESRLRNQQFTLEDFLENLQQLKKMGPLQDILGMLPGMQSKALKGMQIDDRSLIRAEAIINSMTREERRSPHIINGSRRKRIAAGSGTTVQEVNRLLHQYEAMRQMIKSFKHRGKFRMPLGF, encoded by the coding sequence GTGTTTCAGGAGCTCGGCGAAAAACTCGAGACGGTTCTGCGCAATCTGCGCGGTCAGGGCAAGCTGACGGAAAAGAACATTGCCGACAGCCTGCGGGAGGTTCGTCGCGCTCTTTTAGAAGCCGACGTCAACTATAAAGTCGTCAAGCAGTTCATTGAAGACGTCCAGATACGGGCAGTCGGCCGGGAGGTGCTCAAGAGCATCACGCCGGGACAGATGATCATCAAGATCATCTATGATGAACTGGTCAAGCTCATGGGCCCGACGGATTCGTCGCTCCGCATCGGAAACGAAATTCCGAGCGCAATTCTGCTGTGCGGCCTGCAGGGGTCGGGTAAAACGACGTTTGCCGGCAAGTTGGCGCTGCATTTGCGCAAAAAGGGACACAATCCGCTGCTCGTTGCCGCCGATGTGTACCGGCCCGCTGCCGTCGACCAGCTGCGGGTGATCGCCAAGTCGCTCGGCATGGCCGTTTATGAAGAGCCGACCGCCGATGCGGTGGGCATCGCGAAGAACGGGGTTTTGCATGCCCGTAAGACCATGCATGACGTGGCGATCATCGACACGGCCGGTCGGCTGCACATCGATGATGAGATGATGAACGAGATTGCGGCGATCAAGCAGGCGGTGACGCCGAGCGAAATTCTGTTCGTCGCCGACGCCATGACCGGTCAGGACGCCGTCAATGCAGCTTCGGCCTTTAAGCAGCGCATCGACTTTACCGGCATCGTACTCACCAAGCTGGACGGCGATGCGCGCGGCGGCGCAGCCCTGTCCATCCGCGCCGTAACCGGCAGGCCGATCAAGTTCGTCGGCGTGGGCGAAAAGCCGGATCAGCTCGAGCTTTTCCATGCCGAGCGCATGGCTTCGCGCATCCTCGGCATGGGCGACGTTGTCACGCTGGTCGAAAAAGCGCAGCAGGCCATTGATGCAGAAAAAGCGGCGCGACTGGAAAGCCGGCTGCGCAATCAACAGTTTACGCTCGAGGACTTTCTCGAGAACCTGCAGCAGCTGAAAAAAATGGGACCTTTGCAGGATATACTCGGCATGCTGCCGGGCATGCAAAGCAAAGCCCTTAAAGGCATGCAGATCGACGATCGGTCACTGATCAGAGCCGAGGCGATCATCAACTCGATGACGCGCGAAGAGCGTCGTTCACCGCATATCATTAACGGCAGTCGACGCAAACGCATTGCCGCGGGCAGCGGCACGACGGTTCAGGAAGTCAACCGTCTGCTGCACCAGTACGAGGCAATGCGGCAAATGATAAAAAGTTTCAAGCATCGCGGCAAATTTCGCATGCCGCTGGGATTCTAA